A window from Malania oleifera isolate guangnan ecotype guangnan chromosome 7, ASM2987363v1, whole genome shotgun sequence encodes these proteins:
- the LOC131160783 gene encoding tyrosine N-monooxygenase: protein MAEMINQPKLLQKATEEIDRVVGKERLVQESDIPRLNYVKACAKEAFRLHPSTPFNVPHVAISDTTVGGGYFNPKGNHLLLSRIGLDRNLKVWSDPLRFDPDHHLTGDSSEAVVLTEPDLRFISFSTGRRGCIAATLGTAMTVMLFARLIQGFSWSPPHNVSGIELAEAENDLFMAIPLVARATPRLPLHLYPTN from the coding sequence ATGGCAGAGATGATAAATCAACCCAAACTGTTGCAAAAGGCAACGGAGGAAATAGACAGGGTGGTCGGGAAGGAGCGGCTGGTCCAAGAATCTGACATCCCTCGTCTCAATTATGTCAAGGCATGCGCCAAAGAAGCTTTTCGCCTCCACCCAAGCACCCCCTTCAACGTCCCCCACGTGGCCATCTCCGACACCACCGTGGGCGGCGGCTACTTCAATCCCAAGGGCAACCACCTTCTCCTGAGTCGTATTGGCCTGGACCGAAACCTTAAGGTCTGGTCCGACCCACTCCGGTTCGACCCAGACCACCACCTGACCGGCGACAGCTCAGAGGCGGTGGTGCTCACGGAGCCCGATCTGCGTTTCATCTCCTTCAGCACCGGCAGGCGTGGGTGCATCGCCGCGACGCTCGGCACGGCCATGACCGTGATGCTCTTCGCTAGGCTCATTCAGGGGTTCAGTTGGAGTCCGCCGCACAACGTTTCCGGCATCGAGCTCGCCGAGGCAGAAAACGACCTCTTCATGGCTATACCACTAGTTGCGCGTGCTACTCCTCGATTGCCTCTTCATCTGTACCCCACCAATTGA